CGCCCTCACCGTCGGTTCCGTCGACGACGAGGACCGGCTCGCGGGCTCCTCCTCCGCGGGACCCAGGCTCGGCGACTCCGCGGTGAAGCCCGATCTGACCGCGCCGGGCGTCGACATCGGCGCCGCGGCGGCCGAGGGCAGCCGCGTCGCCGAGCGGGGCACGCCCGTGGCCGAGGGCTACGCGGCCATCTCCGGCACATCCATGGCCTCCCCGCACGTCGCGGGGGCCGCCGCCCTGGTGGCGCAAGCCCGCCCGGAATCGACCGGCGAGCAGATCAAGGCGGCCCTGGTCGCCTCCGCGATACCGGCCGACGGCTTCAGCGCGTTCCGGCAGGGCGCCGGCCGCGTCGACGTGGCGCGCGCCGTCGAGCAGACCGTCCTCGCCGGCGGGCCCCTCGACTTCGGCGCGGCCGAGTGGCCGCACGACGACGGCTCGACGCTGACCGAGGAGCTGACCTGGACCAACCTCGGTGAGCAGGACGTCACCCTCGACCTGTCCCTGACCGGACAGGCCCCCGACGGCTCTCCGGCCCCCGAGGGGATGTTCTCCCTCGACGCGGACACCGTCACCGTCCCGGCCGGCGGCACCGCGTCCGTCACGGCCACGGCCGCGCCCGGCGCGGCGGGCGCGGACGCCGTCGGCGGCTACGGCATGCACGTGGTGGCCACCGGCGACGGCCGGAGCGTCACGACGGCCGGCGGCGTCGAACTGCTCGAAGAGTCCTGGACCGTCACCGCCGAGGCCACCGCGCGGGACGGCGGCGCGCCGGACCGGTGGTCGCTGGACGTGCTCGACCTGGCGACGGGGCAGGCCGAGACCGTGACCGGCGACGCCGGCGACGACACCCGTGCCGTCCGCCTGCCCGCCGACGGCGACTACCTGCTGGTGTCCACCATCGAGGACCAGGATGCCGACGGCCGGGTGACGGACGCCAGCGCCCAGGTCCACCACCTGCCCGGCCTCGACCAGGACACGGCGGTCGCCTTCGACGCCGCCGACGCGCGGCCCGTGGCACCGACCGTGCCCGACGCCCAGGCCGTGCCGTTCATGCTGCGGGTGGACGCCGTCACCGCCAACGGCGCGCGCGTGGGCTGGGACTACGACCCGGAGTTGACCACGCTGCGCACCGCGTTCTCCGGGCCGGACGCCGGGGAGGCCCTCGGCGCGCACCTCGGCGCCGCCTGGACGGCGGGCGAGGACGCCCAGTACCACGTGTCGGCGCGGCAGGCGGGCGCGTTCTTCACCGGCCACGAACGCGCCTACGCCGCCGAGGACTTCGCGGAGGTGACGATCGACCAGGGGGCCACGGCCGAGGGCACCTCGGGGCAACTGGTCGTAGGGAACGAGCACATGTCCTCCTTCGGCCCCCAGCGCGATCTGCCGGCCACGACCACGCTGCACGTGACCGAGGGGGCGTGGGACCACACGCTCTACTTCTCGGGTCCCGGTGAGGGCGGCGGGCTCGGCTTCCCGGCCCACCCGTACGAGGCGGGGGAGAGCTACGCGCACACGGTCAACACGGGGGTCTTCGGTCCCGGACTGCCGGACGAGAGCGCCGCGTACCGCCGCGGTGACGCCCTCGACCTGTTCGTCCCGCTCGCGGACGGCGGCGGCCACACCGGCTACCTCGACGGTGAGGCGGGTTCGACGACCCTCACCCGGGACGGGGAGGTCGTCTTCGAGCTGGACGACCGGCTGCGCGGCTGGACCTACATAGACGTGCCGCCCGGTCAGGCGCGGTACGAGCTGACGACGGAGGTCCGCAGGCAGGACGCCCGGGTGAGCACGGAGATCGACGTGACGTTCGGCTTCACCTCGGGCACGGTGCCCGAGGGCGAACTGGCGGCCCTGCCCACCTCCGTGGTGCGGTTCGCCCCGCCGCTCGCGCCGGACAGCACGGCCGAGGCCGGGGCGGAGCTGGACGTTCCGGTGACCGTCGTCGGCGCGGCGGCCGGCGGCGACTTCCCGCCGCCCGTGGTGGAGGTCTCGTACGACAGCGGGGACACGTGGCAGGAGGCGGCGGTCGCCGACGGGCACGTGCCGGTTCAGAACCCGGCCGCGGGCGGCACCGTTTCGTTCCGTGCCTCGCTCACCGGCCCGGAGGGCAGCACCACGGAGCAGACCGTGATCGACGCCTACCGCGCGACCTGATCTGCCAGGACCGCTGGCCCCGGTGACCGCCGCCGCGCGGCCACCGGGGGGCAGCGCCCGCGGGGCCGGGCACCGTACTGTCCCGGGCGGGGGCCGGCACCGGCCCCCGCCCGGCACCGCGGCGCCACCGCCGCCCGAAGGTACGGAGTGGAGACCACATGACCGTGCGCCCGTTCGAAGGCAACCGGCCCGACCTCGACCCCGGCGCGTGGATCGCGCCGAACGCCACCGTCATCGGCGCCGTCCGCGTCGGCCCCGAGGCCGGCATCTGGTACGGCGCGGTCCTGCGCGGCGACACCGAGCGCATCGAGGTCGGCCCCGGCAGCAACGTGCAGGACGGCTGCGTGCTGCACGCCGACCCCGGCTCCCCCGCGGTCGTCGGGGCGGGCGTGTCCATCGGGCACCGCGCCGTCGTGCACGGCTGCACCGTCGAGGACGACGTGCTGATCGGCATGGGTGCCGTCCTGCTCAACGGCGCCCACGTGGGCCGGGGTTCACTGATCGCGGCCGGCACCGTCCTGCTCGGGGGCACCAGGGTGCCGCCGGGTTCACTCGTCGCCGGGGTGCCGGGCAAGGTCCGCAGGCAGCTGTCCGCCGAGGAGACCGACGACATCCGCCGCAACGCCGCCCACTACCGTGAACTGGCCCGCCGCCACGCCCGGACGGAGTCCTGACCATGGATCTGCTCGACCACCGCGCCGCGATACTCCCCGAGGACGCCGACCGCGCCCTCCTCCTGGCCCGCCTGCACGACCCGCGCGACGGCGGTCCGTCCGTCGCGGTCGTCCGCGACGGGCGGTTCGCCGACCTGACCCCCATCACGCCCACCGTCGCGCACGTGCTGGACCACCCCGCCCCCGCCGCGTTCGCCGCCGAGGCACCCGCCACGCGGACCTGGCCCGTCGACGAGGTCCTGCACGCGACCCTCACCGGCCGCCGCGACGTCCCCCACCTCCTCGCCCCCTGCGACATACAGGTGCTCAAGGCGTGCGGCGTGACGTTCGTGCGCAGCATGATCGAACGGGTCATCGAGGAACGCGCCGCGGGCGACCGCGCGGGCGCCGCCGCGATCCGCGCCCGGGTGCGTGAGGTCATCGGCGGGCACATCGGGGAACTGGTGCCGGGCTCCCCGGCCGCCGCCCGCGCCAAGGAGGTGCTGATCGCCGAGGGGCTGTGGTCCCAGTACCTGGAGGTCGGCATCGGCCCCGACGCCGAGGTCTTCACCAAGGCCCCGGTGCTCTCCGCCGTCGGGCTCGGCGCCGACGTCGGCATCTGGAGCCGCTCCACCTGGAACAATCCCGAGCCGGAACTGGTCCTCGCCGTCGACTCCCGCGGCCGGGCCGTCGGCGCCACGCTCGGCAACGACGTCAACCTGCGCGACGTCGAGGGCCGCAGCGCCCTGCTGCTCGGCAAGGCCAAGGACAACAACGCCTCGTGCGCCATCGGCCCGTTCATCCGGCTGTTCGACGACGCGTTCACGATCGACGACGCCCGCGCGCTCGACATCTCCCTGACCGTCACGGGCGACGGCGGGTTCCGTCTCGAAAGCGTCAGCTCGCTCAGCGAGATCAGCCGCGACCCGCTCGACCTGGTGGCGCAGGTCACCGGGCCACTGCACCGGTACCCGGACGGGCTGATGCTGTTCACCGGCACGATGTTCGCGCCCACCCAGGACCGCGACGCGCCCGGCGAGGGCTTCACCCACCACCCCGGGGACGTGGTGCGGATCTCGGCGCCGCGCCTTGGCAGCCTCGTGAACACCGTCGCGCACAGCGAGCAGGCGCCGCCCTGGACGTTCGGCATCCGCGCGCTCATGGGCAACCTCGCGCGGCGCGGACTGCTCTGAACCCGGCCGCCCGCGGCCACCACCCTCCCGCCCCCGCGCAGGTCTGACGGCCATTCAGCCCAAACTCCGTTATTTCCGCTGGTCCCGGGGAACCTGTGCGGGGGCCGTCGATGACGAGGCGTCGACGATGAGGTGAGGGAGCGGCTGCATGGTGGTGCTGGTGATCGCCCATCTCGGCGTCGCCGCGCTGGTGCCGTTCCTGGCGCCGCGCCTGCGGCGCCTGGTGTGGCTGGTGGCGGCCCTGCCGCCGCTCGCCACGGTGGTGTGGGCGCTCTACCGGGCCGGGCAGGTGCTCGACGGCGAGCCCGTGACCGAGAGCCTGCCCTGGGCGCCCGCGCTCGACCTGCGGCTCGACACCGTGCTCGACCCGCTGTCGCTGCTGATGGTGCTGGTCGTCAGCGGCATCGGCGCGCTCGTCCTCGCCTACGGCGCCCACTACTACCGGGAGCGGGAAGCGGGCCGCGAGGCCGGCTGGCTCCTCGTCTTCGCCGGCGTGATGCTCGGCCTCGTCGTCGCCGACCACCTGCTGCTGCTCTACACCTTCTGGGAACTGACCACCGTCGTCTCGTTCCTGCTCATCGCGGGCCGCAACCCGGGCACGGAACGCCGCCGCGCCGCGGAACAGGCCCTGCTGACGACGGTGCTCGGCGGCCTGGCGATGCTCCTCGGGCTGGTCATGCTCGGCCAGGCGGGCGGCACCTACCGGCTCTCGGAACTCCTCGCCGACCCGCCGGACGGCGGCTGGGTGCCGGTCGCGCTGGTCCTCGTGCTGGTCGGCGCGTTCACCAAGTCGGCGCAGGTGCCGTTCCACTCCTGGCTCCCCGTGGCGATGGTCGCCCCGACCCCGGTCAGCGCCTACCTGCACGCCGCGGCCATGGTCAAGGCCGGCGTCTACCTGGTGGCGCGGCTCGCGCCCGGCTTCGCCGAGGTCGCGCCCTGGCGCCCGCTCGTCCTGGCGTTCGGCCTCGCGACGATGGTGATCGGCGCGTGGCGCGCGCTGCGCGAGAAGGACCTCAAACGCGTCCTCGCCTGGAGCACCATCAGCGAACTCGGCATGCTCGTCGCCCTGCTGGGCGCGGGCACGAGGACCGCCGCGCTCGCCGGCGCGGTCATGCTGCTGGCGCACGCGCTGTTCAAGTCGAGCCTGTTCATGGTGACCGGCGTCATCGAGCACCAGACCGGCACCCGCGACCTGCGCAAACTCTCCCGGCTCGGCGCGCGCCTGCCCGCCGTGTGCGCCGTCGCCGCGCTCTCCGCCGGCTCCATGGCCGGCCTGCCGCCCCTGCTCGGCTTCATCGGCGAGGAGGCCAGGTACGAGGCGTTCCTCCACGGCGGAGTGGCCGGGGTGCCGTGGACGCCGCTCGCGCTGTTCGCGGGCTCGGTGCTGACCGTCGCCCTCTCCGCCCGCTACCTGTGGGGCGCGTTCGCGGCCAAGCCGGGGCTGCCCGACACGCCGGCGCCCCGCCCGGCGGCGGCGTTCCTCGCGCCCGCGGCCGTCCCGGCCGCGCTCGGCGCCGCGTTCGGCCTGCTGCCGGCCGTCACCGAGGGCCTGACCGGCCCGTACGCCGACGCCTACTCGGTGCCCGAGGGCGACAAGCCGTACCACCTCTCGCTGTGGCACGGCCTGACCTGGGTGCTTGCCCTGTCGGTGCTGACCGTGCTGCTCGGGCTCGCGCTGCACCTCGGCCGCCGCGCCGTGGTGTCCTTCAGGTCCCGGCTGCCGCGGCTGCCCGACGCGCAGGGCGGCTACCGGGCCGCGATCCGCGGCCTCGGCTCGTTCGCCATCGCCTTCACGCGCGTCACCCAGGTCGGTTCGCTGCCGTTCTACCTGACCGTGGTCCTCTCCACGGTCGTCCTGCTCTCGCTGGGGTCGCTGCTGTCCGGCGCCTCGCCCACGGGGCACGTCGAGCTGTGGCGGTCCTGGGTCGAACTGGTGCCCGCCGTCGTCGTGCTCGGCGCGGCGATCGCCGCCACGCTCATCCGGGACCGCCTGGCCGCCGTGCTGCTCACCGGCGCCGTCGGCTACGGCGTGGCCTGCCTGTTCGTGGCGCGGGACGCGCTCGACCTGGCCCTGACCCAGTTCCTCGTCGAATCGCTCACCCTGGTCGTCATCGTCCTCGTGCTCCGCCGGCTGCCGCCGCGCTTCACCCCGGAGGGGCAGGCGACCAGCGGACGCTGGGTGCGCCTGGTGGTCTCGCTGGCCACGGGAACGCTGGTCGCCGTGTTCTCGCTCGTCGCCACGCAGGCGCGCGACGACACCTCGGAAGCCCCCGACTACGCCAGCCACCTGGAGGAGACCGGCAGCAAGAACCCCGTCAACGCGATCATCGTCGACTTCCGGGCCCTCGACACCCTCGGGGAGATCGCCGTGCTCCTGGTCACCGCCATCGGCGTGGTGAGCCTGGTCCGCGTGTGGGGCGGAGAGGACGTGGAGCCGGGCCAGGCGGCTCCCGTCGCGGGCCCGCAGGAGCCGCCCGCCCACCAGCGGGACGAGCGGGCGGAACGTTCGCCCGCCGCCCGCTGGGACCAGCCGCGCCAGCAGTGGCTGCCGGGCGTGACCGAACGGCCGGGCACGGAACGCTCCGTGGTGATGGAGGTCCTCACCCGGGTGCTGTTCGCCTCGATCCTCGCCTTCTCCGTCTTCCTGCTGTTCTACGGCCACTACGGGCCCGGCGGCGGCTTCGCCGGCGGGCTGGTCGCCGGGCAGGCGTTCGTGCTGCGCTACCTGGTCGGCGGACGCACCGACCTGGGGCTCGCCGCGCCGATCGACCCCGGGATCGTGGCGGGCGGCGGCCTCGCGCTGGCCGCGGGCGCCGGCCTCGTGCCGCTCGCCTTCGGCAGCGAGCCGCTCTCCGCGACGCTCTGGCTGCACGTCAGCACGTCCATCGGTTTCGACATCGGCGTGTACGTGCTCGTCGTCGGTGTGATCCTCAAGCTGCTTTCCGCCGCGGAGGGAGCGCGCGCCTGATGAGAAGCATCGACCTGACCATGGCCGTGGTGGTGGGGGGCCTGTTCGCCACCGGCGTCCACCTCATGCTCCAGCGGTCGCTGACCCGTATCCTGCTCGGCTTCATCCTCCTCGGCCACGGCACCAACCTGCTGCTGCTCACCACCGGCGGCGCCGACCCGCTGCCGCAGGCCATGGCACTGACCGCCATCGTCATCACCTTCGGCGTCACCACCTTCCTGCTGGCGCTCGCCTACCGGTCCTGGCGGCTCTCGGGACACGACGAGGTCCGCGACGACATCGAGGACCGCCGCATCGGGGACGTGCGCGAACGGGCCGACATCGAGCCCACCGCCGACACCGGCGACGAGGACGACGAGGACGACGAGGGCTGGGACGACTTCGCCGGGCGGGGACGGGCCGCGCCCGGCGGCCGGCGGGGGGAGGACGCGGGATGATGACGTGGCTGATCGCACTGCCCGTGATGCTGCCGATCCTCGCGGCCGGCGTCTCCCTCGGCCTCTCGCGGCACGGGCGGGCCCAGCGGCTGCTGACGGTGCTCGTCCTGACGGGCGTGTTCGTCGACGCCGTGCTGCTGCTCGTGGCCGTCGACCGGGACGGCCGCGCCGAGGTCGCGTTCGGCGGCTGGGCGCCCACCCTGGGCATCACCCTGGTCGCCGACCTGCTCTCCGCGCTGTTCCTCTCGGTGTCCGCGCTCGTCGCGCTCGCCGTGCTGATCTTCGCGATCGGGCAGGGCACCCCCGACCGCGCCGGCACCGGCATCGTGCCGTTCCACCCCGCGTACCTGCTGCTCGTGGCCGGGATCGCGCTGGCGTTCCTCTCGGGCGACCTGTTCAACCTGTTCGTCGCGTTCGAGGTGATGCTCGCCTCGTCCTACGTGCTGATCACGCTGAACGCCGGGGCCACGCGCGTGCGCGCCGGGATGACGTACACGATGACCAGCCTCATGTCCTCGCTGCTGTTCCTGACGGCCATCGCCCTCATCTACGCCGCCACCGGCACCGTCAACCTCGGCGAACTCGCCGAGCGCACCGCGGAACTCGACGCGGGCGTGCGCTCGGCGCTCGGCGCGTTCCTGCTCGTGGTCTTCGCCATCAAGGCGGCCGTCGTCCCCCTGCACTTCTGGCTGCCCGACGGCTACCCCACGGCGCCCGCCCCGATCACCGCGGTCTTCGCCGCGCTGCTCACCAAGGTCGGCGTCTACGCGATGCTGCGCACCCAGACCCAGCTGTTCCCGCGCGACGACACGTGGTGGCTGGTGGCCGCCGCCGCCGTGCTGACGATGCTGGTCGGCATCCTCGGCGCCATCGCGCAGGACGACATCAACCGGCTGCTGTCGTTCGCCCTCGTGAGCCACATCGGGTTCATGCTGATGGGGATCGCGCTGTTCGACGCCGAGGGCTTCACCGGCACGATCCTGTACATTATCCACCACATCGTCGTGCAGGCCGGCCTGTTCCTCGTCACCGGTCTCGTCGTGGCCAGGACGGGCACCGCGGCGCTGCACCGCCTGGAATCCCACGACCCGCGGGAGCCGGGACCCGTGCCGGGCGTCCAGGGGAACGAGGGCACGCCGCCGGTGGTCACCGCGCTGTTCCTGCTGCCCGCGCTGAGCATGGCGGGGATCCCGCCGTTCTCCGGCTTCATCGCCAAGTTCGCCCTGCTGCGCGCGGCCGTCGCCGACGGCGGCGCCGCCGCCTGGCTGATGTCCGCCGCCGCGCTGGTCACCAGCCTGCTCACCCTCTACGCGATGATCCGGGTGTGGCGCGCGGTGTCCGCGCCCGTCATCGCCCCGGCCGGCCGGCCCAGCCTCACCCTCGTGGCCACCGCGGGCATCGTGCTCGTCGGCCTGGCCATCGCGGCGGGCGCCGGGCCGCTCGCCGACCTGAGCGAACGCGCCGCCCACGACCTGCTCGCCCGCTGAGGAGGCACCATGAAGCTGCGCACCGTGCTCAAGCCGCTGTGGCTGTGGCTGCTGTGGATCATGCTCTGGGGATCGGTCAGCGCGGTCGTGCTGATCGGCGGACTCGTCGTCGCCATCGGCGTCACCGCCGCCTTCCGGATGCCCGCGGTCAGGCTCGGCGTCACCGTGCGCCCGCTGCGGCTGATCGGCGGCGTGTGGCACATGCTCACCGACCTCGTGACCTCCGCGTCGTCCGTCGGCTGGGCGGCGATCCGCCACGGCAGACGCGTGCCGGCCGCGGTCATGGAGGTGCCCATCGCCGAGGACAGCGACCTGCTCATCGCGGGCACCGTGTTCCTCACCGCCATGAGCCCGGGCAGCCTCGTCCTGGAGATCGACCGCGAACGGCGCCTGCTGTACGTGCACGGGCTGCCCGCCGGTTCCCCCGCCGCCGCCGAACGGCTGCGCCGTTCCGTGCAACGCGCCGAACGCGTCACCGCGTCCGTACTGAAGGAGGCACCCAAGTGAACGTGGTCTTCACCGTCACCCTGGCGCTGCTCGCGGCCTCCGCGCTGCTCGTGCTGCCGCGCCTGCTGCGCGGGCCCGGCGTGCTCGACCGCATCGTGTCGCTCGACGTCCTGGTCACCCTCATCGTCTGCGCCCTCGCGGTGAACGTCGCCGCCAACGACGCGGGCCTGTCCGTTCCGCTGCTGCTCGTGCTCGTGCTGCTCGGATTCATCGGCTCGGTGACCGCCGCGCACCTCGTGGAGGAGCGGGAGGACATCAGGTGACCGTGCTCATCGACACGGTGTCGGCGGTGCTGCTGCTGACCGGCGCCGTCTTCTGCCTGCTCACCGGCGTCGGCGTGCTGCGGTTCCCCGACGCCATCTGCCGCCTGCACGCCGCCGCCAAGGCCCAGACGCTCGGCGTGCTGCTCATCGCCCTCGGCACCGCGATGCAGGTGCCCGCCAAGTACAGCTGGGCGCTGCTGCTCGTCGCCGGGTTCCAGCTCATCACCGTGCCCGTGACCGGGCAGGTCGTCGGCCGCACCGCCTACCGCACCGGCGGCGCGCACCGGCCCGGCCTCGTCGTGGACCAACTCGCCGACCGGCTCGCCGCCGACGAGGAGTACGTCAGGGGCGGCGGCACCCTCCCTGGGCACCGGGGGCAGGACCCGGAGCGCTAGCTTTCGGGCCCGGCCGGTGCCGCGCCGGCTTGCCCGGCGGTCGCCGCCAGCCGGTCGAGCGCGGCCTGCTCGGGGCTGCCGGGCTCCGCGGTGTACGTCACGAACTGGCGGTGCGCTGGGCCCGGCAGGAGCAGCGACACGTAGTTCAACGTGAGCGGCCCCACCAGCGGGTGCCGGAACGACTTGCGGCCGATGCCGGGGCCCCGCACGTCGTGCCGCGCCCACAGCGCGCGGAACTCCGCGCTGCTCGCCATCAGTTCCTCCACCAGCCCTCGCGTGTCCGGGTCGTCGGGGTCCCGGCCGGTGGCGCCGCGGAGCTGGGCGATGCCGTACAGAGCCATCAACTCCCAGTCCCCGTAGAGTTCGCGCGCCCGCGGATCGCGGAACGCGTACCAGACCAGGTTGCGGTGCCGCGGCGGCAGGGCGGCGAAGTCCGTGAACAGGGCCGCCGCCATCGGATTCCACGCCAGCACGTCGAGGCGGCCGTTGAGCACGTAGGCGGGTACCGGGCCGATGGCCGCGAGCAGCGTCCGCACCGCGGGGTCCACGCGGGGCTCGGCCCGGCGGCGCGCGGGC
Above is a genomic segment from Streptomyces marincola containing:
- a CDS encoding NADH-quinone oxidoreductase subunit K, with protein sequence MRSIDLTMAVVVGGLFATGVHLMLQRSLTRILLGFILLGHGTNLLLLTTGGADPLPQAMALTAIVITFGVTTFLLALAYRSWRLSGHDEVRDDIEDRRIGDVRERADIEPTADTGDEDDEDDEGWDDFAGRGRAAPGGRRGEDAG
- a CDS encoding Na+/H+ antiporter subunit A; the protein is MVVLVIAHLGVAALVPFLAPRLRRLVWLVAALPPLATVVWALYRAGQVLDGEPVTESLPWAPALDLRLDTVLDPLSLLMVLVVSGIGALVLAYGAHYYREREAGREAGWLLVFAGVMLGLVVADHLLLLYTFWELTTVVSFLLIAGRNPGTERRRAAEQALLTTVLGGLAMLLGLVMLGQAGGTYRLSELLADPPDGGWVPVALVLVLVGAFTKSAQVPFHSWLPVAMVAPTPVSAYLHAAAMVKAGVYLVARLAPGFAEVAPWRPLVLAFGLATMVIGAWRALREKDLKRVLAWSTISELGMLVALLGAGTRTAALAGAVMLLAHALFKSSLFMVTGVIEHQTGTRDLRKLSRLGARLPAVCAVAALSAGSMAGLPPLLGFIGEEARYEAFLHGGVAGVPWTPLALFAGSVLTVALSARYLWGAFAAKPGLPDTPAPRPAAAFLAPAAVPAALGAAFGLLPAVTEGLTGPYADAYSVPEGDKPYHLSLWHGLTWVLALSVLTVLLGLALHLGRRAVVSFRSRLPRLPDAQGGYRAAIRGLGSFAIAFTRVTQVGSLPFYLTVVLSTVVLLSLGSLLSGASPTGHVELWRSWVELVPAVVVLGAAIAATLIRDRLAAVLLTGAVGYGVACLFVARDALDLALTQFLVESLTLVVIVLVLRRLPPRFTPEGQATSGRWVRLVVSLATGTLVAVFSLVATQARDDTSEAPDYASHLEETGSKNPVNAIIVDFRALDTLGEIAVLLVTAIGVVSLVRVWGGEDVEPGQAAPVAGPQEPPAHQRDERAERSPAARWDQPRQQWLPGVTERPGTERSVVMEVLTRVLFASILAFSVFLLFYGHYGPGGGFAGGLVAGQAFVLRYLVGGRTDLGLAAPIDPGIVAGGGLALAAGAGLVPLAFGSEPLSATLWLHVSTSIGFDIGVYVLVVGVILKLLSAAEGARA
- a CDS encoding S8 family serine peptidase, whose protein sequence is MHRKRRRAALAGAAVAAVTAGLALGPPAGAAPGDAGAPRADGAGNEITLITGDRVLLGADGQVLGVRRADGRAHVPFSVTAGEDGTFVVPSDAEPLIERGVVDRRLFDVAELSRPEYRRLAGDGVPVIVGHGGGRQARPFTAEAPEVRAELDSIDARAMTLDAEQAADAWAALTGPGPRARAQGVTSLALDAVRHASLDTSVPRIGAPEAWAAGLDGSGVTIAVLDTGIDAAHPAFADGQVVAEANFSFAPDPADRDGHGTHVASIAAGTGGPEGVHRGVAPGADLLNGKVLDDYGSGFDSGIIAGMEWAVEQDADIVNMSLGGPDTPGVDPLEQAVNTLTAESGALFVIAAGNHGPEPGTLGSPGSADAALTVGSVDDEDRLAGSSSAGPRLGDSAVKPDLTAPGVDIGAAAAEGSRVAERGTPVAEGYAAISGTSMASPHVAGAAALVAQARPESTGEQIKAALVASAIPADGFSAFRQGAGRVDVARAVEQTVLAGGPLDFGAAEWPHDDGSTLTEELTWTNLGEQDVTLDLSLTGQAPDGSPAPEGMFSLDADTVTVPAGGTASVTATAAPGAAGADAVGGYGMHVVATGDGRSVTTAGGVELLEESWTVTAEATARDGGAPDRWSLDVLDLATGQAETVTGDAGDDTRAVRLPADGDYLLVSTIEDQDADGRVTDASAQVHHLPGLDQDTAVAFDAADARPVAPTVPDAQAVPFMLRVDAVTANGARVGWDYDPELTTLRTAFSGPDAGEALGAHLGAAWTAGEDAQYHVSARQAGAFFTGHERAYAAEDFAEVTIDQGATAEGTSGQLVVGNEHMSSFGPQRDLPATTTLHVTEGAWDHTLYFSGPGEGGGLGFPAHPYEAGESYAHTVNTGVFGPGLPDESAAYRRGDALDLFVPLADGGGHTGYLDGEAGSTTLTRDGEVVFELDDRLRGWTYIDVPPGQARYELTTEVRRQDARVSTEIDVTFGFTSGTVPEGELAALPTSVVRFAPPLAPDSTAEAGAELDVPVTVVGAAAGGDFPPPVVEVSYDSGDTWQEAAVADGHVPVQNPAAGGTVSFRASLTGPEGSTTEQTVIDAYRAT
- a CDS encoding helix-turn-helix transcriptional regulator, producing the protein MATRDLAVFLRSRRDRLLPGDVGLPGGGRRRSPGLRRAEVAQLAGISPDYYMRIEQGRGGHPSPSVLDGLARALRLDDDERDHMYLLARAAHAPARRRAEPRVDPAVRTLLAAIGPVPAYVLNGRLDVLAWNPMAAALFTDFAALPPRHRNLVWYAFRDPRARELYGDWELMALYGIAQLRGATGRDPDDPDTRGLVEELMASSAEFRALWARHDVRGPGIGRKSFRHPLVGPLTLNYVSLLLPGPAHRQFVTYTAEPGSPEQAALDRLAATAGQAGAAPAGPES
- a CDS encoding proton-conducting transporter transmembrane domain-containing protein encodes the protein MTWLIALPVMLPILAAGVSLGLSRHGRAQRLLTVLVLTGVFVDAVLLLVAVDRDGRAEVAFGGWAPTLGITLVADLLSALFLSVSALVALAVLIFAIGQGTPDRAGTGIVPFHPAYLLLVAGIALAFLSGDLFNLFVAFEVMLASSYVLITLNAGATRVRAGMTYTMTSLMSSLLFLTAIALIYAATGTVNLGELAERTAELDAGVRSALGAFLLVVFAIKAAVVPLHFWLPDGYPTAPAPITAVFAALLTKVGVYAMLRTQTQLFPRDDTWWLVAAAAVLTMLVGILGAIAQDDINRLLSFALVSHIGFMLMGIALFDAEGFTGTILYIIHHIVVQAGLFLVTGLVVARTGTAALHRLESHDPREPGPVPGVQGNEGTPPVVTALFLLPALSMAGIPPFSGFIAKFALLRAAVADGGAAAWLMSAAALVTSLLTLYAMIRVWRAVSAPVIAPAGRPSLTLVATAGIVLVGLAIAAGAGPLADLSERAAHDLLAR
- a CDS encoding Na+/H+ antiporter subunit E, with the protein product MKLRTVLKPLWLWLLWIMLWGSVSAVVLIGGLVVAIGVTAAFRMPAVRLGVTVRPLRLIGGVWHMLTDLVTSASSVGWAAIRHGRRVPAAVMEVPIAEDSDLLIAGTVFLTAMSPGSLVLEIDRERRLLYVHGLPAGSPAAAERLRRSVQRAERVTASVLKEAPK
- a CDS encoding monovalent cation/H+ antiporter complex subunit F — translated: MNVVFTVTLALLAASALLVLPRLLRGPGVLDRIVSLDVLVTLIVCALAVNVAANDAGLSVPLLLVLVLLGFIGSVTAAHLVEEREDIR
- the mnhG gene encoding monovalent cation/H(+) antiporter subunit G is translated as MTVLIDTVSAVLLLTGAVFCLLTGVGVLRFPDAICRLHAAAKAQTLGVLLIALGTAMQVPAKYSWALLLVAGFQLITVPVTGQVVGRTAYRTGGAHRPGLVVDQLADRLAADEEYVRGGGTLPGHRGQDPER
- a CDS encoding fumarylacetoacetate hydrolase family protein, translated to MDLLDHRAAILPEDADRALLLARLHDPRDGGPSVAVVRDGRFADLTPITPTVAHVLDHPAPAAFAAEAPATRTWPVDEVLHATLTGRRDVPHLLAPCDIQVLKACGVTFVRSMIERVIEERAAGDRAGAAAIRARVREVIGGHIGELVPGSPAAARAKEVLIAEGLWSQYLEVGIGPDAEVFTKAPVLSAVGLGADVGIWSRSTWNNPEPELVLAVDSRGRAVGATLGNDVNLRDVEGRSALLLGKAKDNNASCAIGPFIRLFDDAFTIDDARALDISLTVTGDGGFRLESVSSLSEISRDPLDLVAQVTGPLHRYPDGLMLFTGTMFAPTQDRDAPGEGFTHHPGDVVRISAPRLGSLVNTVAHSEQAPPWTFGIRALMGNLARRGLL
- a CDS encoding gamma carbonic anhydrase family protein, with amino-acid sequence MTVRPFEGNRPDLDPGAWIAPNATVIGAVRVGPEAGIWYGAVLRGDTERIEVGPGSNVQDGCVLHADPGSPAVVGAGVSIGHRAVVHGCTVEDDVLIGMGAVLLNGAHVGRGSLIAAGTVLLGGTRVPPGSLVAGVPGKVRRQLSAEETDDIRRNAAHYRELARRHARTES